A section of the Polyangium spumosum genome encodes:
- the smpB gene encoding SsrA-binding protein SmpB has product MSGKEASDEKLIVRNRRAGFEYELGERFEAGLVLIGSEVKMLRDGKADLSDAWCSITNGEAFLHGMLVPEMPGAAFGHVAKRPRKLLLHGAEIDQIRKAVEREGMTVAATRLYFKKGRAKVELALAKGKKQADKRETVKQREAEREARAAMGRGRRAE; this is encoded by the coding sequence GTGAGCGGGAAAGAAGCGAGCGACGAGAAGCTCATCGTCCGAAACCGGAGGGCCGGGTTCGAGTACGAGCTCGGCGAGCGCTTCGAAGCAGGCCTCGTGCTCATCGGCAGCGAGGTCAAGATGCTGCGTGATGGAAAGGCCGACCTCTCCGACGCGTGGTGCTCGATCACCAACGGCGAGGCCTTCCTCCACGGCATGCTCGTCCCGGAGATGCCGGGCGCCGCGTTCGGGCACGTCGCGAAGCGGCCGCGCAAGCTCCTCCTGCACGGCGCGGAGATCGATCAGATCCGCAAGGCCGTGGAGCGCGAGGGCATGACGGTCGCCGCCACGCGGCTCTATTTCAAGAAGGGACGCGCGAAGGTCGAGCTCGCCCTGGCGAAGGGCAAGAAGCAGGCGGACAAACGCGAGACGGTCAAGCAACGCGAGGCCGAGCGAGAAGCCCGCGCCGCGATGGGGCGGGGCCGCAGGGCGGAGTGA
- the uvrA gene encoding excinuclease ABC subunit UvrA, which yields MQPIRIRGARTHNLKGVDLELVPGQLVCFTGVSGAGKSSLALDTLYSEGQRRFVESFSPYARQFLERLERPPIDELDPVAAGVAVDRRAPVKSSRSTVATMADLEPYLSALFAREATPVCPTCQIPAARVDAVTAASKAVESHGGATALVTYRVPVAGTEELLDVRETLLEAGYRRLLVRGEVRDIDEVGPGDALGSGGGVEVIVDRVKIGTRDARRLGSAIEEAWQRAEGGVALYVGGSGTDGAGRRVLVPRGLACPSCARSFDAARPGLFSYQSPLGACPSCRGFGRTIGIDWGKVVPDEDKTLEGGAIRPWTGSSTSWERKVLRKFCEKKGVPLDVPWKELTEAQREQVLDGEGSFHGGKYPGVRAWFKWMETRTYKMHVRVLLARYRSYDPCGTCDGKRLSPESLLYRVGGLDLASWHGLELREARALLSRLEATTGQGEIARKELEQRLSYLERVGLGYLTLDRQARTLSGGEAQRVTLTGALGTSLTGALFVLDEPTVGLHPSDIPPLIEAMRELSARGNVVVVIEHEPLVIRAADRVVELGPGAGKQGGRVVFDGAPPELARRTDLPTGRALARGAASVAAADERPAPRGSISIVGARANNLRGVSVRLPLGQVVCVTGASGSGKSTLVEDVLYRSLARARGYKDIEPAGVHKKIEGTSGIKVVTLVDQAPLGRTSRGNPATYTGAWNRIRQKFAAQPEAAARQLTAGHFSFNVALGRCESCAGEGAETIEMQFLADVSLTCPVCQGRRFRDEVLEVKVDGRSVADVLALSIDEALEVFAREPAIVRALGPLARLGLGYLALGQPLSTLSGGEAQRLKLARALGERTAGGLFLLDEPSAGLHAEEVLLLNQALRDLVRGGGSVIVVDHDLDVIAASDWVVDLGPGAGSEGGQIVAEGTPEAVAQTDTRTGRALAAHLARASSPPSSSRKKSKANGDGARRSSYPPAPSAIEIVHAREHNLAEVCTSIPHGQIVVVTGPSGSGKSTLAFDVVFAEGQRRFLETLTPYARQFLPSMPRPDVDRVTGVPPAIALEQRTTRSGSNSTVATVTEIAHYLRLLFAKVGEPHCPTCDVPITARAPDEVYRALVATRGARTLLAPAVVARKGTYLDVFTAAARAGITEAIVDGARASTDDPPRLAKRREHSIDLVMYEGKLDALDRATFDRALTFGKGSVKLLNTRGQEELLSTTRTCPRCGVGVPELDPRWFSFNTKQGRCEDCEGTGVLGGSEGADVSASSSEPCTACGGSRLAPVPRSVRLAGDRYHEATARSVSEAVRWAKSLRFDGDRALVAEAPHRELARRLAFVEEVGLGYLALDRRAATLSGGEMQRLRLAAQLGSGLTGALYVLDEPTIGLHPRDTHRLLDNLRKLANMGSTVLMVEHDADTIRAADYLIDLGPSGGRNGGRIVAQGAPSEVLRKPSSPTAKALSGERALASARARLGPADEQLVIEGARAHNLRVDALRVPLGRMTVVAGVSGSGKSTLVRHVLYPAVRRALGLAGPDPGPHDALHVPPALARAVAVDQSPIGRTPRSIPATFLGVWDEVRKLFAATPDAKMRGYDPARFSFNTAKGGRCEVCEGQGVISHEMSFLPDVVTTCEACGGTRFEPATLDVRYLGMSIGDVLLRTAEEAAELFAAHPKIREPLATMCDLGVGYLRLGQGSHTLSGGEAQRLKLADELCSGTRAKPTLYVLDEPTTGLHLSDVARLVNVLDRLVQRGHSLLIIEHHPAVIAAADHVIELGPEGGKGGGRVVAEGSPEVVARRATATGRVLRALFERPTSDIPLAAEV from the coding sequence ATGCAACCGATCCGCATCCGCGGCGCGCGGACCCACAACCTGAAGGGCGTCGACCTCGAGCTCGTGCCCGGGCAGCTCGTCTGCTTCACGGGCGTCTCCGGGGCCGGAAAGTCCTCCCTCGCGCTCGATACGCTCTACTCCGAGGGGCAACGTCGCTTCGTCGAGAGCTTCAGCCCCTACGCTCGGCAGTTCCTGGAGCGGCTCGAGCGGCCGCCCATCGACGAGCTCGATCCGGTCGCCGCGGGCGTGGCCGTCGATCGCCGCGCCCCCGTGAAGAGCTCGCGCTCCACGGTGGCCACGATGGCCGACCTCGAGCCGTATCTGTCGGCCCTGTTCGCCCGCGAGGCCACGCCCGTGTGCCCCACGTGCCAGATCCCGGCGGCCCGCGTCGATGCGGTGACGGCTGCGTCGAAGGCCGTCGAGAGCCACGGCGGGGCGACCGCGCTCGTCACGTACCGCGTCCCCGTGGCCGGCACGGAGGAGCTGCTCGACGTGCGCGAGACGCTGCTCGAAGCGGGCTACCGGCGGCTGCTCGTGCGCGGCGAGGTGCGCGACATCGACGAGGTCGGTCCGGGTGACGCGCTGGGCTCGGGCGGCGGCGTCGAGGTGATCGTCGACCGCGTGAAGATCGGCACGCGCGACGCGCGGCGCCTCGGCTCCGCGATCGAGGAGGCGTGGCAACGGGCCGAGGGAGGCGTCGCCCTTTACGTCGGTGGATCGGGCACGGACGGGGCTGGCCGGCGCGTGCTCGTGCCGCGAGGGCTCGCGTGCCCGTCGTGCGCGCGGAGCTTCGACGCCGCGCGGCCAGGCCTGTTCTCGTACCAGTCGCCCCTCGGCGCGTGCCCGTCGTGCCGCGGGTTTGGCAGGACGATCGGTATCGACTGGGGCAAGGTCGTCCCCGACGAGGACAAGACCCTCGAGGGCGGCGCGATCCGACCGTGGACCGGGTCGAGCACGTCGTGGGAGCGCAAGGTCCTGCGCAAGTTCTGCGAGAAGAAGGGCGTCCCGCTCGACGTGCCGTGGAAGGAGCTCACTGAGGCGCAGCGCGAACAGGTGCTCGACGGCGAGGGGAGCTTCCACGGCGGCAAGTACCCCGGCGTGCGCGCGTGGTTCAAGTGGATGGAGACGCGCACGTACAAGATGCACGTGCGCGTGCTGCTCGCGCGCTACCGGTCCTACGATCCGTGCGGCACCTGCGACGGCAAGCGCCTCTCGCCCGAGTCGCTGCTCTACCGCGTCGGCGGGCTCGATCTCGCGAGCTGGCACGGCCTCGAGCTGCGCGAGGCGCGGGCGCTGCTCTCGCGGCTCGAGGCGACGACGGGGCAGGGCGAGATCGCGCGGAAGGAGCTCGAGCAGCGGCTCTCGTACCTCGAGCGCGTGGGCCTCGGGTACCTGACGCTCGATCGGCAAGCGCGTACGCTCTCGGGCGGCGAAGCGCAACGCGTCACGTTGACGGGCGCGCTCGGGACGTCGCTCACGGGCGCGCTCTTCGTGCTCGACGAGCCGACGGTGGGGCTGCACCCGAGCGACATCCCGCCGCTCATCGAGGCGATGCGCGAGCTCTCGGCGCGCGGCAACGTGGTGGTCGTCATCGAGCACGAGCCGCTCGTGATCCGCGCCGCGGATCGCGTCGTCGAGCTCGGGCCCGGCGCGGGCAAGCAAGGCGGGCGCGTGGTGTTCGACGGCGCGCCGCCGGAGCTCGCGAGGCGGACCGATCTGCCGACGGGGCGCGCCCTCGCGCGAGGCGCGGCGAGCGTCGCCGCGGCGGACGAGCGACCCGCGCCGCGTGGATCGATCTCCATCGTGGGGGCGCGCGCGAACAACCTGCGAGGCGTCAGCGTGCGCCTGCCGCTCGGGCAGGTCGTGTGCGTGACGGGCGCGAGCGGCTCCGGCAAGAGCACGCTCGTGGAGGACGTGCTCTACCGCTCCCTCGCGCGGGCCCGCGGCTACAAGGACATCGAGCCCGCGGGGGTCCACAAGAAGATCGAAGGTACGAGCGGGATCAAGGTCGTCACGCTCGTCGATCAAGCGCCGCTCGGGCGCACCTCGCGTGGCAACCCCGCGACGTACACGGGCGCGTGGAACCGCATCCGCCAGAAGTTCGCCGCGCAGCCCGAGGCGGCCGCGCGACAGCTCACGGCGGGGCATTTCTCGTTCAACGTCGCGCTCGGTCGCTGCGAGTCGTGCGCGGGGGAGGGCGCCGAGACGATCGAGATGCAGTTCCTCGCCGACGTCTCGCTCACCTGCCCGGTTTGTCAAGGCCGACGCTTCCGCGACGAGGTGCTCGAGGTGAAGGTGGACGGCCGCTCCGTGGCTGACGTCCTCGCGCTCTCCATCGACGAGGCGCTCGAGGTCTTCGCGCGGGAGCCCGCGATCGTGCGCGCGCTCGGCCCGCTCGCGCGCCTCGGCCTCGGGTACCTCGCGCTTGGCCAGCCGCTCTCGACGCTCTCCGGCGGCGAGGCGCAGCGGCTCAAGCTCGCGCGCGCGCTCGGCGAACGAACGGCGGGTGGGCTCTTCTTGCTCGACGAGCCGAGCGCGGGCCTGCACGCCGAGGAGGTGCTCCTGCTCAACCAGGCCCTGCGTGACCTCGTGCGCGGCGGCGGGAGCGTCATCGTCGTGGATCACGATCTCGACGTGATCGCAGCCTCCGACTGGGTCGTGGATCTCGGCCCGGGGGCGGGCAGCGAGGGCGGGCAGATCGTCGCCGAGGGCACGCCCGAGGCGGTCGCGCAGACGGACACGCGCACGGGGCGAGCGCTCGCGGCGCACCTCGCCAGAGCATCGTCTCCGCCCTCGTCCTCGCGCAAAAAGAGCAAGGCAAACGGCGATGGGGCGCGTCGATCGTCCTACCCGCCCGCGCCTTCCGCGATCGAGATCGTCCACGCGCGTGAGCACAACCTCGCGGAGGTCTGCACCTCGATCCCGCACGGCCAGATCGTCGTCGTCACGGGCCCGAGCGGATCGGGCAAGAGCACGCTCGCGTTCGACGTCGTCTTCGCCGAGGGACAGCGGCGCTTCCTGGAGACGCTCACCCCGTACGCGCGTCAGTTCCTCCCCTCGATGCCGCGCCCCGACGTCGACCGCGTCACGGGCGTGCCCCCCGCGATCGCGCTCGAGCAGCGCACGACGCGATCGGGGTCGAACTCCACGGTCGCGACCGTCACCGAGATCGCGCACTACCTGCGGCTCCTCTTCGCCAAGGTGGGCGAGCCGCACTGCCCCACCTGCGACGTCCCCATCACCGCGCGCGCGCCCGACGAGGTGTATCGCGCGCTCGTCGCCACGCGCGGCGCGCGCACCTTGCTCGCGCCCGCGGTCGTCGCGCGCAAGGGCACGTACCTCGACGTCTTCACGGCGGCGGCGCGCGCGGGCATCACGGAGGCGATCGTCGACGGCGCGCGCGCGAGCACCGATGATCCGCCGCGCCTCGCCAAGCGGCGCGAGCACTCGATCGATCTCGTGATGTACGAAGGCAAGCTCGACGCCCTCGATCGCGCCACCTTCGACCGCGCGCTCACCTTCGGCAAGGGCTCGGTCAAGCTCCTGAACACGCGTGGCCAGGAGGAGCTCCTCTCCACCACGCGCACCTGTCCTCGTTGCGGCGTCGGCGTCCCCGAGCTCGATCCGCGCTGGTTCTCCTTCAACACGAAGCAAGGCCGCTGCGAGGACTGCGAGGGGACGGGCGTGCTCGGCGGGAGCGAGGGGGCCGACGTCTCCGCGTCCTCGAGCGAGCCGTGCACGGCGTGCGGCGGCTCTCGCCTCGCGCCGGTCCCACGCTCGGTGCGCCTCGCGGGCGATCGGTATCACGAGGCCACGGCGCGCTCCGTGTCGGAGGCCGTGCGGTGGGCGAAGTCGCTCCGCTTCGACGGAGATCGCGCGCTCGTCGCGGAGGCTCCGCATCGGGAGCTCGCGCGGCGCCTCGCGTTCGTCGAGGAGGTCGGACTCGGGTATCTCGCGCTCGATCGCCGCGCGGCCACCCTCTCCGGCGGCGAGATGCAGAGGCTCCGCCTCGCCGCGCAGCTCGGCAGCGGGCTCACCGGCGCGCTCTACGTGCTCGACGAGCCCACGATCGGCCTGCATCCGCGCGACACCCACCGGCTCCTCGACAACCTCCGCAAGCTCGCGAACATGGGCAGCACCGTCCTCATGGTCGAGCACGACGCGGACACCATCCGCGCGGCCGACTACCTCATCGATCTCGGCCCCTCCGGCGGCCGCAACGGCGGCAGGATCGTGGCCCAGGGTGCTCCTTCCGAGGTGCTGCGCAAGCCGAGCTCACCCACCGCGAAGGCCCTCTCCGGCGAGCGCGCGCTCGCCTCGGCCCGCGCGCGGCTCGGCCCTGCTGACGAGCAGCTCGTGATCGAGGGCGCGCGCGCCCACAACCTCCGCGTCGACGCGCTGCGCGTGCCCCTCGGGCGTATGACCGTCGTCGCTGGCGTCTCCGGCTCCGGCAAGAGCACGCTCGTCCGTCACGTCCTCTACCCCGCCGTGCGACGCGCCCTCGGCCTCGCGGGTCCCGATCCCGGTCCGCACGACGCGCTCCACGTGCCGCCCGCGCTCGCGCGCGCCGTCGCCGTGGATCAATCCCCCATCGGCCGCACGCCTCGGTCCATCCCCGCCACCTTCCTCGGCGTCTGGGACGAGGTTCGCAAGCTCTTCGCGGCGACCCCCGACGCGAAGATGCGCGGCTACGACCCCGCGCGTTTCTCCTTCAACACCGCCAAGGGCGGTCGCTGCGAGGTTTGTGAAGGGCAGGGCGTCATCTCGCACGAGATGTCGTTCTTGCCCGACGTCGTCACGACCTGCGAGGCTTGTGGCGGGACGCGCTTCGAGCCTGCCACGCTCGACGTGCGTTACCTCGGTATGTCGATCGGCGATGTCCTGCTCCGTACGGCTGAAGAGGCGGCCGAGCTCTTCGCTGCGCACCCGAAGATCCGGGAGCCCCTCGCGACGATGTGTGATCTCGGCGTCGGGTACCTCCGGCTCGGCCAGGGCTCGCACACGCTCTCGGGCGGCGAGGCGCAGCGCCTCAAGCTGGCCGACGAGCTCTGCAGCGGCACGCGCGCCAAGCCCACGCTCTACGTCCTCGACGAGCCCACCACGGGGCTGCACCTCTCCGACGTCGCGCGCCTCGTGAACGTGCTCGATCGCCTCGTCCAGCGTGGTCACTCGCTCCTGATCATCGAGCACCACCCTGCGGTCATCGCCGCCGCCGATCACGTGATCGAGCTCGGGCCCGAGGGCGGCAAGGGCGGCGGTCGTGTCGTGGCCGAAGGATCTCCCGAGGTCGTGGCGCGTCGCGCGACCGCGACGGGCCGCGTCCTGCGCGCGCTCTTCGAACGCCCCACCTCCGACATCCCTCTCGCGGCGGAGGTTTGA
- a CDS encoding DUF362 domain-containing protein, which produces MKIASRPRVIIRRCPTYDVEQIRRIVREGLEELDLRPHGRTLVKPNCVASGPSFPHAYTRPEFLEGVLRALQDRDDGRVRELALGERCGITLPTRTTFEGAEYYPMLKRTGVKHYHFEEEPQVEIRLKHEKRLRDYVFTPEPVAKADFFVNCPKFKSHPWTTVTFSMKNYIGIQDDRHRLIDHDHRLDEKIADLQYIVQPQFIAIDAIVAGEGRMLTPIPRKLGLVIMGNSQAAFDALCCHIIGVDPYTVDHLRLASERGFGSLDLGSMDISGDVTLEEAQALARGFKVGLVRVEKYFEGSHITAYAGPPPEPERTDYCWGGCPGAMEEAIEILRLYDEQCDEKMPRMHIVFGAYDGPIDAAPGERVVFIGDCAKWSGKLHGRLVNVESLYKDRAQKDPYHAKHDDIFAKMVHVMRKFATSDPSEPLRLEGCPVSVAEQVLTLVELGKTKNPYLSPSEAVRFSKGYLGWQGKALMKRISGKPYQIHGPCERGEAAPEITAPPAPDAE; this is translated from the coding sequence ATGAAGATCGCGTCGCGCCCCCGGGTGATCATCCGCCGCTGTCCCACCTACGACGTCGAGCAGATCCGACGCATCGTTCGTGAGGGGCTCGAGGAGCTGGATTTGCGGCCGCATGGCCGCACGCTCGTCAAGCCGAACTGCGTGGCGTCGGGGCCGTCCTTTCCGCATGCGTATACGCGGCCGGAGTTCCTGGAGGGCGTGCTTCGCGCCTTGCAGGACCGGGACGACGGCCGCGTCCGGGAGCTCGCCTTGGGCGAGCGCTGCGGCATCACGCTCCCCACGCGCACGACGTTCGAGGGCGCCGAGTACTACCCGATGCTCAAGCGCACGGGCGTGAAGCACTACCACTTCGAGGAGGAGCCGCAGGTCGAGATCCGGCTGAAACACGAGAAGCGGCTGCGCGACTACGTGTTCACGCCGGAGCCCGTCGCGAAGGCCGACTTCTTCGTCAACTGCCCCAAGTTCAAGAGCCACCCCTGGACCACCGTGACGTTCTCCATGAAGAACTACATCGGCATCCAGGACGATCGGCATCGCCTCATCGATCACGACCACCGGCTCGACGAGAAGATCGCGGACCTGCAGTACATCGTTCAGCCGCAGTTCATCGCGATCGACGCCATCGTGGCCGGCGAGGGCCGGATGCTCACGCCCATCCCGCGCAAGCTCGGGCTCGTCATCATGGGCAACTCGCAGGCCGCGTTCGACGCCCTCTGCTGCCACATCATCGGGGTCGATCCGTACACGGTCGATCACCTCCGCCTCGCCTCCGAGCGCGGGTTCGGCTCGCTCGATCTCGGCTCGATGGACATCAGCGGCGACGTGACGCTCGAGGAGGCGCAGGCGCTGGCCAGGGGCTTCAAGGTCGGCCTCGTCCGCGTCGAGAAATACTTCGAGGGCTCGCACATCACCGCGTACGCCGGCCCGCCGCCGGAGCCCGAGCGGACCGACTACTGCTGGGGCGGTTGCCCGGGCGCGATGGAGGAGGCCATCGAGATCCTGCGGCTCTACGACGAGCAGTGCGACGAGAAGATGCCGCGTATGCACATCGTGTTCGGCGCCTACGACGGCCCGATCGACGCGGCGCCGGGTGAACGTGTCGTGTTCATCGGCGACTGCGCGAAGTGGTCGGGCAAGCTGCACGGCCGCCTCGTGAACGTCGAGAGCCTCTACAAGGACCGCGCGCAGAAGGACCCGTACCACGCCAAGCACGACGACATCTTCGCGAAGATGGTCCACGTGATGCGCAAGTTCGCGACCAGCGATCCGAGCGAGCCGCTGCGCCTCGAGGGCTGCCCCGTCAGCGTGGCCGAGCAGGTGCTCACGCTCGTCGAGCTCGGCAAGACGAAGAACCCCTACCTGTCGCCCTCGGAGGCCGTGCGCTTCAGCAAGGGTTACCTCGGCTGGCAGGGCAAGGCGCTCATGAAGCGCATCTCGGGCAAGCCGTACCAGATCCACGGCCCCTGCGAGCGCGGAGAGGCCGCGCCCGAGATCACGGCGCCGCCGGCTCCGGACGCAGAGTAA
- a CDS encoding matrixin family metalloprotease — translation MVTLRKTALLAAFAASFGILSAPTEARAWTGLEGPPYPVWGLLPVKYYVNEATFPPEIASTAKQRLVDGFGVWSTPECTDFSTELLGDLPDGTWNANDNKNVLMWVNKPDPWPSDLGPVDAVIGVTLPVWSQDGEGNQIIYDADIVFNNVGFCWYDSAVNPGGNCSGGSPVDTLSIAAHEQGHFLGLGHTNAPGSTMLPNYPGGNEMATIEQDDVDGVCNLYPPGSGVPSCGACTTNAAKTECNALAQGCNGACVGLYNCEAQCPTGSAAEYDSCLTACKDQYPAGVETYEAYTNCICNLCANSCPIECAGSAGAGVGGGGATGAWNEEDPEGPQIEDSGGCGCAVEGKRGKLGAFIALGLALAALGRRRRRR, via the coding sequence ATGGTCACCCTCCGAAAAACCGCCCTCCTCGCTGCATTCGCGGCGTCCTTTGGGATCCTCTCCGCGCCGACCGAGGCGCGCGCCTGGACGGGCCTCGAAGGCCCGCCTTATCCGGTCTGGGGCCTGCTCCCGGTCAAATACTACGTCAACGAGGCCACGTTCCCGCCCGAGATCGCCTCGACCGCGAAGCAGCGGCTCGTCGACGGGTTCGGCGTCTGGTCGACCCCCGAATGCACCGATTTCTCGACGGAGCTGCTCGGGGACCTCCCCGACGGCACCTGGAACGCGAACGACAACAAAAACGTCCTGATGTGGGTCAACAAGCCCGACCCGTGGCCCTCCGATCTCGGCCCCGTGGACGCGGTCATCGGCGTGACGCTCCCGGTATGGTCCCAGGACGGAGAGGGCAACCAGATCATCTACGACGCCGATATCGTGTTCAACAACGTCGGCTTCTGCTGGTACGACTCCGCCGTCAACCCCGGCGGCAATTGCTCGGGCGGCAGCCCCGTCGATACCCTCTCCATCGCCGCGCACGAGCAGGGCCATTTCCTCGGCCTCGGCCACACGAACGCCCCCGGCTCGACCATGCTGCCGAACTACCCCGGCGGCAATGAAATGGCCACCATCGAGCAGGACGACGTCGACGGCGTCTGCAACCTGTACCCGCCCGGCTCCGGCGTCCCGAGCTGCGGCGCGTGCACCACGAACGCCGCCAAGACCGAATGCAACGCCCTCGCCCAGGGTTGCAATGGCGCCTGCGTCGGCCTCTACAATTGCGAAGCCCAGTGCCCCACCGGCTCCGCAGCCGAATACGACTCCTGCCTCACGGCCTGCAAGGACCAGTACCCGGCCGGCGTCGAGACCTACGAGGCGTACACCAATTGTATCTGCAACCTCTGCGCGAACTCGTGCCCCATCGAGTGCGCCGGGAGCGCCGGCGCCGGCGTGGGCGGCGGAGGCGCGACCGGCGCCTGGAACGAGGAGGATCCCGAAGGCCCGCAGATCGAGGACTCCGGCGGCTGCGGCTGCGCCGTCGAAGGAAAACGAGGCAAGCTCGGCGCCTTCATCGCCCTCGGCCTCGCGCTCGCCGCCCTCGGCCGCAGGCGCCGGCGGCGCTGA
- a CDS encoding ATP-binding cassette domain-containing protein — MTTPRPPMAAPPRLLLEAVHARDAAAPRGASRGSLSGVSLALGAGVFAFVGAPEDGTLALSEVITGARAPLQGRVSIGGQSPARVSPLRARIGALAAEPTLPEARTVEASVALARRARGESTTRASDVLDPFGLGHLARREPGSLSFAEARAVELALALSTPSPLLVALHEPLSDVALNLLGLVRERIRELSLGGACVVVTTSSPADARALGDRVLVLHKGLVLGEADAAEPLPGSEPALVAWVRPADDAGERGPVRALARLLADRTEVRSVAWSEAPGSLPRAAELRLSGDDLDACALALVDAAVEAGVVIEAVAPASPGLVQVRAAAEALQTFRRAAGLAQRPLVALPAARSARVPGAVAPVAPPTLEAVPGEPAAAPAPSAPADVAEEPGEPRGGA, encoded by the coding sequence ATGACGACGCCGCGTCCGCCCATGGCCGCGCCGCCGCGCCTCTTGCTCGAAGCGGTTCACGCGCGTGACGCCGCGGCGCCGCGTGGCGCATCTCGAGGGAGCCTCTCGGGCGTGAGCCTCGCGCTCGGCGCGGGGGTCTTCGCCTTCGTGGGTGCGCCCGAGGACGGCACGCTCGCGCTCTCCGAGGTGATCACGGGGGCGCGCGCGCCCTTGCAGGGCCGCGTCTCGATCGGAGGGCAGTCGCCTGCACGTGTGTCTCCGCTGCGCGCGAGGATCGGCGCGCTCGCCGCGGAGCCCACGTTACCGGAGGCTCGTACGGTCGAGGCGTCCGTGGCGCTCGCGCGGCGGGCGCGTGGTGAGTCGACGACGCGCGCGAGCGACGTGCTCGATCCGTTCGGCCTCGGCCATCTCGCGCGCCGCGAGCCGGGCTCCCTCTCGTTCGCCGAGGCGCGCGCGGTGGAGCTCGCCCTCGCGCTCTCCACGCCGTCGCCGCTGCTCGTGGCGCTGCACGAGCCGCTCTCCGACGTCGCGCTCAACCTGCTCGGCCTCGTGCGCGAGCGAATCCGGGAGCTCTCGCTCGGCGGCGCGTGCGTCGTCGTGACGACGTCCTCGCCTGCGGACGCGCGCGCGCTCGGGGATCGTGTGCTCGTCCTGCACAAGGGGCTCGTGCTCGGCGAGGCCGACGCCGCGGAGCCGCTCCCCGGGAGCGAGCCCGCGCTCGTCGCGTGGGTTCGGCCCGCGGACGACGCGGGCGAGCGCGGGCCGGTGCGCGCGCTCGCCCGCTTGCTCGCCGATCGAACGGAGGTGCGATCGGTCGCTTGGAGCGAGGCCCCGGGCTCGCTCCCCCGGGCCGCGGAGCTGCGTTTGTCCGGGGACGATCTCGACGCGTGTGCGCTCGCGCTCGTCGACGCAGCGGTGGAGGCAGGCGTCGTGATCGAAGCCGTCGCGCCGGCGTCGCCTGGGCTCGTGCAGGTGCGCGCCGCGGCCGAGGCGCTGCAGACGTTCCGCCGCGCGGCTGGGCTCGCGCAGAGGCCGCTCGTCGCGCTCCCTGCGGCGAGGAGCGCGCGGGTGCCGGGAGCCGTCGCGCCCGTCGCGCCGCCGACGCTGGAGGCCGTACCTGGCGAACCTGCAGCGGCGCCTGCGCCTTCCGCGCCCGCCGACGTCGCCGAGGAGCCGGGCGAGCCACGGGGAGGAGCATGA
- a CDS encoding JAB domain-containing protein — protein sequence MATYSVKEEVAKLRYLSVHPAGMEPMRWRPPRAPGRKNARLPPAPELGPSAPKEAAPHVDTGAFSDAALLAAVLGCTEDRAAGILARAGSLARLARFGVNDIVELTRVSREEAERIAVACELGRRSLVLESRPAGPIVGVAPLARWFRLHIGGMFVQEIWAAGLDDAGVLRGAWRVARGDVHRGEIDTTAVVRGASRLQVKHVILAHNHPSGSLVTTPDDLRFVLRVHRAALAAGIKLVDCLIVGPTAGYTSLAEEGVLPGSS from the coding sequence ATGGCGACATATTCGGTCAAGGAAGAGGTCGCGAAGCTTCGGTACCTCAGCGTACACCCCGCGGGCATGGAGCCCATGCGCTGGCGACCTCCGCGCGCCCCAGGGCGGAAGAACGCTCGCCTGCCGCCCGCGCCCGAGCTCGGACCGAGCGCCCCGAAAGAGGCTGCGCCGCACGTGGACACCGGCGCCTTCTCGGACGCCGCCTTGCTCGCCGCCGTGCTCGGTTGCACCGAGGATCGTGCGGCGGGGATCTTGGCGCGCGCAGGCTCTCTGGCCCGGCTCGCGCGTTTCGGCGTCAACGACATCGTGGAGCTCACTCGCGTCTCCCGGGAGGAGGCGGAGCGTATCGCCGTCGCCTGCGAGCTCGGGCGACGCAGCCTGGTGCTCGAGTCGCGTCCCGCGGGCCCGATCGTCGGGGTCGCTCCGCTCGCGCGATGGTTCCGCCTGCACATCGGCGGCATGTTCGTCCAGGAGATCTGGGCGGCCGGCCTCGATGACGCAGGCGTGCTTCGTGGCGCGTGGCGCGTGGCGCGAGGCGACGTTCACCGCGGGGAAATCGACACCACCGCGGTCGTGCGCGGGGCCTCCCGGCTCCAGGTGAAACACGTCATCCTCGCGCACAACCATCCGAGCGGCAGCCTCGTCACGACGCCCGACGATCTACGTTTCGTGTTGCGTGTCCACCGCGCCGCCCTCGCGGCGGGGATCAAGCTCGTCGACTGCCTGATCGTCGGCCCAACGGCCGGGTACACCTCGCTCGCGGAGGAAGGTGTGCTGCCGGGGAGCTCATGA